From a region of the Gossypium raimondii isolate GPD5lz chromosome 10, ASM2569854v1, whole genome shotgun sequence genome:
- the LOC105776642 gene encoding late embryogenesis abundant protein Lea5-D, whose product MARSVSSFKLLGASVFDGLYVSISRRGYSGAPPAAVTASFGRPGAMGKVERRDAMKESSSSETRAYSSAWAPDPVTGYYRPENCGAEIDAAELREMLLNHRVRSQ is encoded by the exons atggctCGCTCTGTTTCTTCCTTTAAGCTCCTTGGTGCTTCTGTTTTTGATGGTCTTTATGTCTCCATATCAAG GAGAGGTTACTCGGGTGCACCGCCGGCGGCAGTTACGGCTAGCTTTGGTAGGCCTGGGGCGATGGGGAAAGTGGAACGAAGAGATGCGATGAAAGAGTCGTCGTCGTCGGAGACAAGGGCTTATTCTTCAGCTTGGGCGCCTGACCCTGTTACGGGGTATTACCGGCCGGAGAATTGTGGGGCTGAGATCGATGCGGCGGAGCTCCGGGAGATGTTGTTGAATCACAGGGTTAGATCACAGTAG
- the LOC105776641 gene encoding uncharacterized protein LOC105776641, whose translation MEGIKGGGGGRVGVGVEEDMGDGMQCSNHPYRNNPGGICAFCLQEKLGKLVSSSFPLPIRASPSSSSSPPSFRSDTGAIATSCGGNGGVSGGGGGVATFSASSLSMSVRPITKTRLDNGNNNSHYEECYTRRARIPFLLAKKKKKIMVASSDHHHHHHHHHHHANIALKRSKSTTAPRRGRFLDGEVDNGGGFSPRKRSGFWSFLYLSSKTHSSKKPDKVASIAPPAATVSTATTMGGPSSSSAVVNVKPKEKSLGSSLSRKGGIVVVEEDDSPNSEATASAASSFERKVSRSRSVGCGSRSFSGDFFERISTGLGDCTLRRVESQREGKPKSSAVGAASSSSAMKERVKCGGIFGGFIITSSSSSSSSSSYWLSSSAEEHNGNGKATGAALIHGRSRSWGWAFASPMRAFTKPSSGKKDATTVIRESNNKNTTPNLAAIPSLLAVRS comes from the coding sequence ATGGAAGGAATCAAAGGTGGAGGAGGAGGTAGAGTTGGTGTTGGTGTTGAAGAAGATATGGGAGATGGTATGCAATGCAGTAATCATCCTTATAGAAATAACCCTGGTGGGATCTGTGCTTTTTGCCTTCAAGAGAAGCTAGGCAAGTtggtttcttcttcttttcctttaccTATTCGTGCttcaccttcttcttcttcttccccgCCTTCTTTTAGATCTGATACTGGTGCCATTGCTACTAGTTGTGGCGGAAATGGTGGCGttagtggtggtggtggtggtgtcGCCACTTTTTCCGCTTCTTCACTGTCTATGTCTGTTCGTCCCATAACAAAAACTAGGCTTGATAATGGTAATAATAACAGTCATTATGAAGAATGTTATACAAGGCGGGCCAGGATCCCTTTCCTTTTggcaaagaagaagaagaagatcatGGTGGCATCATCAGATCAtcatcaccaccaccaccaccaccaccatcatGCTAATATTGCTTTAAAGAGAAGCAAGTCAACTACAGCTCCCAGGAGAGGCCGGTTCTTGGATGGTGAAGTAGATAATGGTGGAGGCTTCAGTCCCAGAAAAAGAAGTGGTTTTTGGTCATTTCTCTATCTTTCTTCCAAGACCCATAGTTCCAAAAAACCAGACAAGGTTGCTTCTATAGCACCACCGGCAGCCACTGTCTCAACAGCAACAACAATGGGGGGACCTTCATCCTCAAGTGCGGTCGTGAATGTAAAACCAAAGGAGAAAAGCTTGGGTTCATCATTGTCGAGAAAAGGAGGCATTGTGGTAGTAGAAGAGGATGACAGCCCCAACAGTGAAGCCACTGCCTCAGCTGCATCATCATTTGAGCGCAAGGTTTCGAGATCCAGGTCCGTAGGCTGCGGAAGCCGGAGTTTCTCCGGTGATTTCTTCGAAAGGATCTCAACCGGGTTGGGAGATTGCACTCTCAGACGAGTTGAATCCCAAAGAGAAGGCAAACCAAAATCCTCCGCCGTCGGCGCCGCCTCATCATCATCAGCAATGAAAGAAAGGGTAAAATGCGGTGGCATATTCGGTGGTTTCATAATCACATCATCATCGTCTTCCTCCTCCTCATCTTCATACTGGTTATCGTCATCAGCGGAGGAGCATAACGGGAATGGGAAAGCAACAGGAGCAGCGCTGATCCATGGGAGGAGCAGGAGTTGGGGATGGGCATTTGCAAGCCCCATGAGAGCATTCACCAAACCATCCTCTGGTAAGAAAGATGCTACCACCGTCATTAGagaatcaaataacaaaaacacAACTCCCAATCTGGCTGCCATTCCTTCCTTATTAGCTGTTAGAAGCTAA